A stretch of the Xanthocytophaga agilis genome encodes the following:
- a CDS encoding protein kinase domain-containing protein, protein MAILVKAPELPFTGGIVTWWEKETGQEVLFGDLLVEIRSGNTDYPVKAYLPGTLLHIFAKAGSEVQPEAPLALIGEPNENIAEWLSLAPKTDHPTTSPNSFQSGFTQVNPEESDTTTQQSGFSTSPSDSPIATTPSKDPFSGSGSSGSSFTTNETPSSPVAHSYSSTEHLTTEQAQNQSLYGRGFDKFVKMRPVPQQGAMGELFFATQAISGRDVVIKRLKPERRADAKTREYFMREINLGTVLPYHKNIITILYSDENEFGPYYVMERINGHSLQHLIDSNQLLPERLKDIFLGILEGIRHIHAHWMVHRDLKPMNILIDTQIWLPKIIDFGFAKHPSYPDIDVFDMGTVGYMAPEQHGDQKDVTMLTDIYAIGCVLYAMLSREQPHTIDLSKIADPVYAAIIQKCTQADPKQRYASVQEIIDAVNKRIIPQEPVVVKNASVEESVSSIQNPSLESFKIFLNEWATEALPTGQRLSKLTLKLIQKQAEAAGVDIEKLESELNDFIELYEEIKSSGELTAFKKRSLLVQGSLVYISASTIDRIFELSNIPVSTKYAIKTSGTFPVYTATSQQKTLPSEPLTPSQPVSTSPPVVIPIPQPEEKSVSTPSADSGFSTLINTTLYARAVGLFEAFEADKLTTTLQSDSLYEIHVISATTATFRIADNAVAQDAALKNKRFYLHPACVLAEVEPVLNQKIYTLQTGKLERNGNFWKITEKAKIRIG, encoded by the coding sequence ATGGCCATTTTAGTAAAAGCACCTGAATTACCTTTTACAGGAGGAATCGTTACCTGGTGGGAAAAAGAAACAGGACAAGAAGTGCTGTTTGGAGATCTTTTGGTAGAAATACGGTCAGGTAATACCGATTATCCAGTAAAAGCCTATTTACCTGGGACTTTACTACATATCTTTGCTAAAGCAGGATCGGAAGTACAACCAGAGGCTCCACTAGCACTTATAGGAGAGCCAAACGAAAATATTGCAGAGTGGCTATCACTGGCTCCTAAGACAGATCACCCCACTACTTCACCAAATTCGTTTCAATCTGGCTTTACTCAAGTAAATCCAGAGGAATCTGATACAACCACTCAACAATCCGGGTTTTCTACTTCTCCATCCGATTCTCCAATTGCTACAACTCCCTCCAAAGATCCTTTTTCAGGTTCAGGTAGTAGCGGATCATCATTTACTACCAATGAAACGCCATCCTCTCCTGTTGCTCATTCTTACTCTTCAACAGAACATCTGACCACTGAACAAGCACAGAATCAGAGCTTGTATGGCAGAGGGTTTGATAAATTTGTCAAAATGCGACCTGTGCCTCAGCAGGGTGCTATGGGAGAATTGTTTTTTGCTACACAAGCTATCAGTGGCCGGGATGTGGTGATAAAACGGCTCAAGCCTGAACGGCGTGCTGATGCCAAAACCCGCGAATATTTTATGCGGGAAATTAACTTGGGAACAGTACTGCCATACCATAAGAATATCATCACAATACTGTATTCAGATGAGAATGAATTTGGTCCATACTATGTTATGGAACGGATCAATGGGCATTCATTACAGCACCTGATTGATAGTAATCAACTGCTTCCCGAACGACTGAAAGATATATTTCTGGGCATTCTGGAAGGTATACGACATATTCATGCTCATTGGATGGTACATCGGGACCTGAAGCCCATGAATATCCTGATAGATACCCAGATCTGGCTACCTAAGATTATTGATTTTGGCTTTGCCAAACATCCCTCTTATCCGGACATTGATGTATTTGATATGGGTACAGTAGGTTATATGGCTCCAGAGCAACATGGAGATCAGAAGGATGTAACCATGCTGACAGATATCTATGCAATAGGTTGTGTATTGTATGCTATGCTTAGCCGGGAACAGCCTCATACTATAGACCTTTCCAAAATTGCCGATCCGGTCTATGCAGCCATTATCCAAAAATGTACCCAGGCAGATCCCAAACAACGATATGCTTCTGTACAGGAAATTATAGATGCAGTAAACAAACGTATTATTCCACAGGAACCTGTCGTAGTGAAGAACGCTTCTGTTGAAGAATCTGTCAGCAGTATACAAAATCCATCATTGGAAAGTTTTAAGATATTTCTTAATGAATGGGCAACAGAAGCATTGCCTACAGGTCAGCGGTTATCCAAACTGACACTTAAACTTATTCAAAAACAGGCAGAAGCAGCAGGAGTAGATATTGAAAAGCTGGAATCTGAACTTAACGATTTTATTGAACTGTATGAGGAAATTAAATCCAGTGGCGAGCTAACTGCATTTAAAAAACGAAGTTTGCTGGTACAGGGCTCACTGGTATATATCTCAGCCTCTACTATTGACCGAATATTTGAGTTGTCAAATATTCCAGTATCTACCAAATATGCGATCAAAACCAGTGGTACATTTCCTGTGTATACAGCAACATCTCAACAAAAAACGTTGCCCAGTGAACCTTTAACACCGTCACAGCCAGTCAGTACATCCCCGCCTGTTGTTATACCTATACCACAACCGGAAGAAAAAAGTGTATCAACACCTTCTGCAGACTCTGGCTTTTCAACACTTATCAATACAACTTTATATGCCAGAGCAGTAGGACTATTTGAGGCCTTCGAAGCGGATAAGCTAACCACCACCTTACAATCAGACTCTTTATATGAAATTCACGTTATCAGTGCTACTACTGCAACTTTTCGGATTGCAGATAATGCAGTGGCTCAGGATGCAGCATTAAAGAATAAGCGTTTCTATCTGCATCCAGCCTGTGTACTGGCAGAGGTAGAACCTGTTTTAAATCAAAAAATATATACACTGCAAACAGGTAAACTGGAACGCAACGGAAATTTCTGGAAGATTACTGAGAAAGCGAAAATCCGGATAGGATAA
- a CDS encoding serine/threonine-protein kinase, whose amino-acid sequence MAGINEHTNDDSPKEQSQFVTSNNSIPPSETNSDDGSGFIISKDAVNDPDSGTLSTSSGNDNASSFITNEPSGITSQTTGTNTINTNWSGIRFTSTFTDSMPLAQQGAMSLTQKARLDGRWVVVKRLLPEHRTNPTYIELFFKEYFNGRDLQHEHIVNIYGRGEDQEGPFFYMEYVDGQPLSHRIPEGGISDERFVRKVATEMLQALSYAHKKQVYHRDLKPDNILITNRGDNVKIIDFGLAAADTFDDIKNATFIGTKTYASPEQTLNTTNVDGRADLYAFGIILLEMFTGNPSKDRIGTVKHTLWRGIIQKCTQLEPDDRYHNADEILDLIEINTSQLFKATTEEKVVPRETIEPNALQKKEEELRRKEQELQQREQKIKQQSKPQQVPTPVYINSVPTKQTNYGWVWWIVGLAALAGVSYAAQEQEDRFLKVILSLISFGIIILLFVGVIRWWQRLNIGWKVILLGVLAGGIYFYYKQQQKEKDAIESRLTNESNLKSVIEDYYHDLEQHNFTAVETYFAPTIEKYFNRNDVKVEELQPILTNFWEKTPEDMNVIDWSTFKHEVNTDDEYVKVSFYMNYHFRRRTSSAMKMVRAKTVIKFNKDLKIFYIAGN is encoded by the coding sequence ATGGCCGGGATCAACGAACATACTAACGACGATTCACCAAAAGAACAATCTCAATTTGTTACCAGTAACAACTCAATCCCTCCATCTGAAACAAACTCAGATGATGGTTCAGGGTTTATTATATCCAAGGATGCAGTCAATGACCCAGATTCAGGTACTCTGTCAACATCATCCGGTAATGATAATGCTTCTTCTTTTATAACCAATGAACCATCTGGTATAACATCCCAGACAACAGGTACAAATACAATAAATACTAACTGGTCGGGTATACGATTTACCTCCACATTCACAGATAGCATGCCTCTTGCCCAACAGGGGGCAATGAGTCTGACACAGAAAGCACGTCTTGATGGCAGATGGGTTGTAGTGAAACGATTGCTTCCAGAACATCGGACTAATCCTACATACATCGAGTTATTCTTTAAGGAGTATTTCAATGGCCGTGATTTACAACATGAACATATTGTCAACATTTATGGGCGAGGAGAAGATCAGGAAGGGCCATTCTTCTATATGGAATATGTAGATGGACAACCTTTATCTCATCGTATTCCGGAAGGTGGTATTTCTGATGAACGGTTTGTACGTAAAGTTGCAACAGAAATGCTCCAGGCATTGAGTTATGCCCATAAAAAACAAGTCTATCATCGTGACCTGAAACCAGACAACATTCTCATTACCAATCGGGGCGACAATGTTAAGATTATCGATTTTGGGCTGGCAGCTGCCGATACCTTTGATGACATCAAAAATGCAACCTTCATAGGGACGAAAACCTATGCTTCACCAGAACAAACATTAAACACTACCAATGTTGATGGAAGAGCAGATCTCTATGCATTTGGCATTATACTACTGGAAATGTTTACAGGAAATCCATCCAAAGATAGAATAGGTACTGTAAAACATACTCTTTGGAGAGGAATTATCCAGAAATGTACCCAACTGGAACCAGACGATCGATACCATAATGCAGATGAAATTCTGGATCTGATAGAGATCAATACAAGTCAGCTATTTAAAGCAACAACTGAAGAGAAAGTCGTTCCAAGGGAAACTATTGAACCCAATGCTCTCCAGAAGAAAGAAGAAGAATTACGCCGTAAAGAACAAGAACTCCAGCAGCGTGAGCAAAAGATAAAACAACAAAGCAAACCACAACAAGTACCCACACCTGTATATATAAACTCTGTTCCCACCAAACAAACGAACTATGGCTGGGTATGGTGGATTGTAGGTCTGGCAGCCTTGGCTGGAGTAAGTTATGCTGCACAGGAACAGGAAGATCGTTTTCTAAAAGTTATCCTTTCACTGATTTCCTTTGGTATCATTATACTTCTCTTCGTAGGTGTAATCCGATGGTGGCAACGACTTAATATTGGATGGAAAGTTATCCTGCTGGGTGTTTTGGCTGGTGGTATTTATTTTTACTATAAGCAACAACAAAAAGAAAAAGATGCGATAGAAAGCCGACTTACCAATGAAAGCAACTTAAAGAGTGTTATTGAGGATTACTACCATGATCTGGAACAACATAACTTTACAGCTGTTGAAACCTACTTTGCTCCTACTATAGAGAAGTATTTTAACAGAAACGATGTCAAGGTAGAAGAGCTTCAACCTATACTAACCAACTTCTGGGAAAAAACACCTGAAGATATGAACGTAATAGACTGGAGCACATTCAAACATGAAGTAAATACAGATGATGAATACGTCAAAGTCAGCTTCTATATGAATTACCACTTTCGCCGACGCACCTCTTCTGCCATGAAAATGGTAAGAGCTAAAACAGTTATTAAATTCAATAAAGACTTAAAAATATTTTATATAGCAGGTAATTAA
- a CDS encoding GtrA family protein — translation MKRIIRHPFAQFFLRFRLIRFGIVGAINSVVDWGIFFLLLSQFGPVHKFLFIETDTWARGIAMFVGVTSAFFMNSRLVFKENGYHNHFHDEITFSEKMGIVGQSYVKFLATYAMGMGMNILTYTTMKRLHIDVFPPEMGLGIFSKLPALVVSTGVSAVFNYFFCKHFVFKAKAV, via the coding sequence ATGAAGCGTATTATCAGACATCCTTTTGCTCAGTTCTTTCTTCGGTTTCGCCTAATACGATTCGGAATTGTAGGTGCAATTAATTCAGTTGTTGACTGGGGTATATTTTTCCTGCTTTTATCCCAATTTGGGCCAGTGCATAAATTCTTATTTATCGAAACTGATACCTGGGCCAGAGGAATAGCCATGTTTGTAGGTGTAACATCTGCCTTTTTCATGAATTCCCGATTGGTATTTAAAGAAAACGGATACCATAATCACTTTCATGATGAAATTACTTTCTCAGAAAAAATGGGTATTGTTGGTCAGAGTTATGTAAAGTTTCTGGCTACCTATGCTATGGGTATGGGAATGAATATTCTTACCTATACAACCATGAAAAGATTACATATTGATGTATTTCCACCTGAAATGGGCCTGGGAATTTTCTCTAAATTACCAGCCTTGGTTGTAAGTACGGGCGTATCTGCAGTGTTTAATTACTTTTTCTGTAAACACTTCGTTTTTAAAGCAAAAGCAGTCTAA
- a CDS encoding porin family protein, whose protein sequence is MKKVFLSIAAVAAMVFTAQAQFKITPKVGYTASTWGFSKDVKDEIKDADGKISLTSGFSAGAAFELGVSDQFSIQPEILYTQKGYKLSGKESDGEGGSYDAKMDTKFNYLEIPVLFKASFGDEDALRFFGYVGPYFGYALNGKSKSKLSSGGASIDFTTKIKFGDEPENAADDEEYYSSDDANRLDIGAYVGAGASLPVGPGAISLEARYGYGLTNFYKTPDGGDKKDYKSQTRTIGIFVGYSIPLGGK, encoded by the coding sequence ATGAAAAAAGTTTTCCTATCAATTGCTGCTGTTGCAGCTATGGTTTTTACAGCACAAGCTCAATTTAAAATTACTCCCAAAGTAGGCTATACGGCTTCCACATGGGGTTTTTCAAAGGATGTTAAAGATGAAATTAAAGATGCTGATGGAAAAATATCTTTAACTTCAGGATTTTCTGCAGGTGCTGCATTTGAATTAGGGGTGAGTGACCAATTTTCTATACAGCCAGAAATTCTGTATACTCAGAAAGGTTATAAGCTTTCTGGTAAGGAAAGTGATGGTGAAGGTGGAAGTTATGATGCAAAGATGGATACCAAATTCAATTATTTGGAAATCCCTGTATTATTTAAAGCTTCTTTTGGTGACGAAGATGCACTTCGTTTCTTTGGCTATGTAGGTCCATATTTTGGATATGCACTAAATGGAAAATCTAAAAGTAAGCTTAGCAGTGGTGGTGCAAGCATAGATTTTACTACTAAAATAAAATTTGGTGATGAACCAGAGAATGCTGCCGATGATGAAGAATACTATTCAAGTGATGACGCAAATCGTTTAGATATCGGAGCGTATGTAGGAGCCGGAGCTAGCTTACCAGTAGGCCCAGGTGCTATTTCTCTGGAAGCACGTTATGGATATGGTCTTACCAATTTTTACAAAACACCTGATGGTGGAGATAAAAAAGATTATAAATCTCAAACAAGGACAATTGGTATATTTGTTGGGTATTCAATTCCTCTTGGTGGAAAATAA
- a CDS encoding porin family protein encodes MKKVFLSIAAVAAMVFTAQAQFKITPKIGYTVSKMSISDLIKDDESDIAFTSGFSAGAAFELGIGDIFSIQPEILYTQKGFKEKYDDGNIDYHINHLEVPILLKETFGEEDNLQFFGYVGPYLGYALGGKLKDKENGMSSTSKIKFKDEPENYSGGDIYISKNEVNRLDIGAYVGAGVSLPVGPGAFSLEARYGYGFTNFRKDPDNSASRKDLKSQNRTIGVFLGYSISLRGN; translated from the coding sequence ATGAAAAAAGTTTTCCTATCAATTGCTGCTGTTGCAGCTATGGTTTTTACAGCACAAGCTCAATTTAAAATTACTCCTAAAATAGGCTATACTGTGTCCAAAATGAGTATTTCTGATCTTATAAAGGATGACGAGTCTGATATCGCTTTTACATCCGGGTTTTCGGCTGGGGCAGCTTTTGAACTGGGTATAGGAGACATTTTTTCTATACAGCCGGAGATCTTATATACTCAAAAAGGATTTAAAGAAAAATACGATGATGGAAATATAGATTATCATATTAATCATTTAGAAGTACCCATCCTTTTAAAAGAGACTTTTGGAGAGGAAGATAATCTGCAATTTTTTGGTTATGTAGGCCCTTATTTGGGATATGCTTTAGGTGGTAAGTTGAAGGATAAAGAAAATGGTATGTCTTCTACTTCTAAAATTAAATTTAAAGATGAACCAGAAAATTATAGTGGTGGTGATATTTATATTTCAAAGAATGAAGTAAATCGGCTTGATATTGGAGCTTATGTTGGTGCTGGCGTAAGTTTACCGGTAGGTCCAGGTGCTTTCTCGCTGGAAGCCCGCTATGGGTATGGATTTACTAATTTTAGGAAAGATCCTGATAATAGTGCTTCCAGGAAAGATCTGAAATCGCAAAACAGAACGATTGGAGTATTTTTAGGTTATTCTATTTCATTAAGAGGAAACTGA
- a CDS encoding protein phosphatase 2C domain-containing protein, with protein sequence MKIESVLHIGASHTNHCEDYLLVDESLKDILVCAVMDGCTMGNESYFASALTGKLLHKLLREKAYKDFYTLKKSTVSLEEDAKYLLQHLFIEIKQIRNLLLLETHDLLTTLILALVDRNSQEALILVLGDGVVTINGEIYIFDQENTPDYFAYHLSEDFETWYGKQTQKIHATQLQTLAIATDGIETFVSNHPSTPDLKINPIEWLMTNPVQEKETLLSRFNMLANIWHLQPLDDLAIIRIIHTEPD encoded by the coding sequence ATGAAAATAGAGTCAGTCCTACATATAGGCGCATCCCATACCAATCATTGTGAAGATTACCTGTTAGTAGATGAATCCCTGAAAGATATACTTGTCTGTGCTGTCATGGATGGGTGTACCATGGGAAACGAAAGCTATTTTGCTTCAGCCCTAACAGGCAAACTTCTTCACAAGCTCCTTCGGGAAAAAGCATACAAAGACTTCTATACTCTGAAAAAGTCCACAGTATCTTTGGAAGAAGATGCAAAGTACCTGCTTCAACACCTATTTATAGAGATAAAACAAATCAGAAACCTTCTGTTGTTGGAAACACATGATTTGCTAACTACCCTCATTCTGGCTCTGGTAGATCGCAACTCACAGGAAGCTCTGATTCTGGTACTGGGTGATGGTGTTGTCACTATTAATGGTGAAATCTATATTTTCGATCAGGAAAATACACCAGATTATTTTGCCTACCACCTGAGTGAAGACTTTGAGACATGGTATGGTAAACAAACCCAGAAGATTCATGCAACCCAGCTTCAAACTCTGGCTATTGCTACAGATGGGATTGAGACATTTGTATCCAATCATCCATCCACACCAGATCTGAAAATTAATCCAATTGAATGGTTGATGACAAATCCTGTCCAGGAAAAGGAGACCTTACTTTCCCGATTTAATATGCTGGCCAATATATGGCATCTGCAACCCTTGGATGATCTGGCTATTATTCGGATTATACATACAGAACCAGATTAA
- a CDS encoding PP2C family protein-serine/threonine phosphatase yields the protein MFQKLFSALQNKPLYTTDGYTIAGKKPVNEDSYLIEVKKDACLLLVADGVGGHGHGDWASQICVQHFQEAFHKIENLNDPKTFLHEHALKVAQKVLRKHTEDPAYKNCGTTLTGFLIQEKHYYVINIGDSRTYAWHPSKGLRRLTKDHSIVQQMIDAGTLTESEAANHPYRTTMTSAIGQAMDTIKIDITGPYTLAEGEILLSFSDGVHDFLTDTQISQIIASNAKSLAQTLVEQALAAGSTDNITACWLKQ from the coding sequence GTGTTTCAGAAACTGTTTTCTGCCTTACAAAACAAACCCCTTTATACGACAGATGGCTACACCATAGCAGGCAAAAAGCCTGTGAACGAGGATAGCTATCTGATTGAAGTAAAAAAAGACGCCTGCCTGCTATTAGTTGCAGACGGAGTAGGTGGACATGGACATGGAGACTGGGCGAGTCAGATCTGTGTGCAGCATTTTCAGGAGGCGTTTCATAAAATAGAAAACCTCAATGACCCCAAAACGTTTCTGCATGAACATGCATTGAAGGTGGCTCAGAAAGTGCTTCGGAAACATACGGAAGATCCGGCATATAAAAACTGCGGCACCACGCTAACCGGGTTTCTGATTCAGGAAAAACATTATTATGTTATTAATATTGGTGATAGCCGAACCTATGCCTGGCATCCTTCTAAAGGGTTGCGCAGACTGACCAAAGATCACTCGATTGTTCAGCAGATGATTGATGCAGGTACATTAACAGAGTCTGAAGCGGCAAATCATCCCTACCGCACCACTATGACGTCGGCCATTGGTCAGGCAATGGACACTATTAAAATTGACATTACCGGCCCCTATACGTTGGCAGAAGGTGAAATACTTCTATCCTTCTCTGATGGAGTCCACGATTTCCTGACAGATACACAAATTTCCCAAATCATCGCTTCCAATGCTAAGTCATTAGCACAAACACTGGTAGAACAAGCCTTGGCTGCCGGAAGTACAGATAATATTACAGCCTGCTGGTTAAAGCAATAG
- a CDS encoding VWA domain-containing protein has product MKRSFFKVRMATAMLCITLLSACHSGRRESTEAYDMTTDALEVAAPEAMNTESYAYIKENGFQDATHTPLSTFSVDVDAASYANVRRFITSGQKPPVDAVRIEELVNYFDYEYPQPTANQPFSVTTEVGICPWNPEHHLVHIGLQGKKLATEDLPASNLVFLIDVSGSMNEPDKLPLLQKAFGLLTDNLRPKDKVAIVVYAGAAGLVLPATSGTDTEQILSAIENLQAGGSTAGGEGIRLAYQVAEDNFIKGGNNRIILATDGDFNVGVSSDSEMIRLVEEKRKSGVFLTVIGFGTGNIKDSKMEGIADHGNGNYYYIDSEMEARKVLVSEMGGTLFTIAKDVKIQVEFNPVAVKSYRLLGYENRLLEDKDFTDDTKDAGEIGAGHTVTALYEVELVSNKQNGAPALKYQNRTPNEVARTSGELVTLKLRYKKPDGDISKEIVQVVTKDQIRIETSDNFRFSAAVAAYGMLLRNSDYKADATYNKVIIWAKGAKGVDLSSYRSDFINMVESTQNLGEVTVARDE; this is encoded by the coding sequence ATGAAACGTTCTTTTTTCAAAGTTCGCATGGCTACCGCTATGTTGTGTATTACCTTATTGTCCGCTTGTCACTCAGGTCGTCGTGAGTCAACGGAAGCATATGATATGACTACGGATGCACTGGAGGTAGCAGCACCTGAGGCGATGAATACTGAATCATATGCCTATATCAAAGAAAATGGCTTTCAGGATGCTACCCACACTCCTTTGTCTACTTTCTCTGTTGATGTAGATGCGGCCAGTTATGCCAATGTGCGTCGCTTTATTACCAGTGGACAAAAACCACCTGTAGATGCTGTTCGCATCGAAGAACTGGTCAACTATTTTGATTACGAATATCCTCAGCCTACGGCTAATCAGCCATTTTCTGTTACAACAGAGGTAGGTATCTGCCCCTGGAACCCCGAACATCATCTGGTACATATAGGCTTGCAGGGGAAAAAGCTGGCAACAGAAGATCTGCCTGCTAGTAACTTGGTGTTCCTGATTGATGTATCAGGATCTATGAATGAACCAGATAAGCTACCTCTTCTCCAAAAAGCGTTTGGACTTCTGACTGATAATCTGAGACCTAAAGATAAGGTGGCTATTGTAGTGTATGCTGGTGCAGCAGGTCTGGTATTACCAGCCACTTCGGGAACTGATACAGAACAAATTCTGAGTGCTATTGAAAATCTTCAGGCAGGTGGTTCTACAGCTGGTGGAGAAGGTATTCGGTTAGCCTATCAGGTAGCAGAGGACAACTTTATCAAAGGAGGCAATAACCGGATTATACTGGCTACCGATGGCGATTTCAATGTAGGGGTTTCCTCTGACTCTGAGATGATCAGACTGGTGGAGGAAAAACGTAAATCAGGTGTGTTTTTAACTGTAATAGGGTTTGGAACTGGAAATATCAAAGACTCCAAAATGGAAGGGATTGCTGATCATGGCAATGGCAATTACTATTACATTGATTCGGAGATGGAAGCTAGAAAGGTATTGGTAAGTGAAATGGGCGGTACTTTGTTTACTATTGCCAAAGATGTAAAAATTCAGGTTGAGTTTAATCCTGTAGCTGTGAAATCGTATCGTTTGCTGGGATATGAAAACAGATTGCTGGAGGACAAAGATTTTACAGACGATACAAAAGATGCAGGAGAAATAGGAGCAGGCCATACTGTAACAGCTTTATATGAGGTAGAGCTGGTAAGCAATAAACAAAATGGTGCTCCTGCCTTAAAGTATCAGAATCGGACACCTAATGAAGTAGCTCGTACTTCAGGTGAGTTGGTTACACTAAAGCTTCGCTACAAAAAGCCTGATGGGGACATAAGTAAAGAGATTGTGCAGGTGGTTACAAAGGACCAGATTCGTATAGAAACATCCGATAACTTCCGTTTCTCTGCGGCTGTAGCAGCTTATGGTATGCTATTGCGAAATTCTGACTACAAAGCCGACGCTACCTATAATAAGGTAATTATATGGGCCAAAGGTGCGAAAGGTGTTGACTTATCCAGTTATCGGAGTGATTTTATCAATATGGTAGAATCTACTCAGAATCTGGGTGAGGTGACAGTAGCCAGAGATGAATAA